A genomic stretch from Falco naumanni isolate bFalNau1 chromosome 8, bFalNau1.pat, whole genome shotgun sequence includes:
- the NDFIP1 gene encoding NEDD4 family-interacting protein 1: MAAAAAEPSSGRYQQLQNEEEPGESASVVNDAPPPYSSISAENTAYFDYKDESGFPKPPSYNVATTLPSYDEAERTKAEATIPLVPGRDDDFVTRDDFDDTDQLRIGNDGIFMLTFFMAFLFNWIGFFLSFCLTTSAAGRYGAISGFGLSLIKWILIVRFSTYFPGYFDGQYWLWWVFLVLGFLLFLRGFINYAKVRKMPDTFSTLPRTRVLFIY; the protein is encoded by the exons ATGGCGGCCGCGGCCGCCGAGCCCAGCAGCGGCCGATACCAGCAG CTGCAGAATGAAGAGGAGCCAGGCGAGTCTGCATCAGTGGTGAATGACGCCCCTCCACcttacagcagcatttctgcagaaaacacag cttattttgACTACAAGGATGAGTCAGGATTTCCTAAGCCTCCATCTTACAATGTGGCCACAACACTGCCTAGTTATGATGAGGCAGAGAGAACCAAGGCTGAAGCCACAATTCCCTTGGTTCCTGGAAGG GATGATGACTTTGTGACACGGGATGACTTTGACGACACCGACCAGTTGAGGATAGGAAATGACGGCATTTTCATGCTAACTTTCTTCA TGGCATTCCTCTTCAACTGGATTggatttttcctgtctttctgtctgACTACTTCAGCTGCAGGACGATACGGGGCCATTTCTGGGTTTGGTCTGTCTCTTATTAAGTGGATCCTTATTGTCAGG ttctccaCCTATTTTCCTGGTTACTTTGACGGCCAGTATTGGCTTTGGTGGGTCTTCCTTGTACTAG gttttctgctgttcctcagaGGATTTATTAATTATGCAAAGGTTAGGAAGATGCCAGATACTTTTTCCACTCTCCCCAGGACCAGAGTTCTCTTTATTTACTGA